One window of Leifsonia sp. AK011 genomic DNA carries:
- the ribD gene encoding bifunctional diaminohydroxyphosphoribosylaminopyrimidine deaminase/5-amino-6-(5-phosphoribosylamino)uracil reductase RibD, translated as MPQPELYEAAMRHALSLAANGPVTGGNPQVGCVLLSPEGEIVAEGWHRGAGTAHAEVDALSKVADARGLTAVVTLEPCNHHGRTGPCSVALIEAGVARVVYAVDDPGRASAGGAEHLRNAGVETVQGVLKDEAETFLEKWLTATRRGTPWVTLKWAASLDGRSAAADGSSQWITGTAARQRVHEQRAEADAILVGTGTVIADDPSLTARGDAGEFLEHQPLPVVIGERPVPENAKLRQRGYVAAGTRDLDLVLRDLFGRGIRRAYVEGGPTLASALIAAGRVDEYLVYIAPKLIGGPRTAVGDLGLPSIGDAIDLTFTAVESLGDDILITARPATPAKE; from the coding sequence ATGCCCCAGCCAGAGCTCTACGAGGCCGCAATGCGCCACGCCCTGAGCCTCGCCGCCAATGGTCCCGTGACGGGCGGCAACCCGCAGGTCGGCTGCGTGCTCCTCTCTCCCGAGGGCGAGATCGTCGCCGAGGGCTGGCACCGCGGCGCGGGCACGGCACACGCCGAGGTCGACGCGCTCTCCAAGGTCGCCGACGCCCGCGGTCTCACCGCCGTCGTCACCCTCGAACCCTGCAACCATCACGGCCGCACGGGCCCCTGCAGTGTCGCGCTCATCGAGGCCGGCGTCGCTCGCGTCGTCTACGCGGTGGATGACCCGGGCCGGGCCTCCGCGGGCGGTGCAGAGCACCTCCGCAACGCGGGCGTCGAGACGGTCCAGGGTGTACTCAAGGACGAGGCCGAGACGTTCCTCGAGAAGTGGCTTACCGCAACCCGCAGGGGCACCCCGTGGGTGACGCTGAAGTGGGCCGCGAGCCTCGACGGCCGCTCGGCCGCCGCCGACGGCTCGAGCCAGTGGATCACCGGAACGGCAGCACGCCAGCGCGTGCACGAGCAGCGCGCCGAGGCCGACGCGATACTCGTCGGCACTGGCACGGTCATTGCCGACGACCCGAGCCTCACCGCCCGGGGCGACGCCGGCGAATTCCTGGAGCATCAGCCGCTGCCTGTCGTGATCGGTGAGCGGCCCGTGCCGGAGAACGCGAAGCTTCGGCAGCGCGGGTACGTGGCGGCCGGCACCCGGGACCTCGATCTCGTGCTGCGCGACCTGTTCGGCCGTGGCATCCGTCGGGCCTACGTCGAGGGCGGGCCGACGCTCGCGAGTGCGCTCATCGCCGCCGGCCGCGTCGACGAGTACCTCGTGTACATCGCGCCCAAGCTCATCGGGGGGCCCCGCACCGCGGTGGGCGACCTCGGTCTCCCCTCGATCGGCGACGCGATCGACCTGACCTTCACGGCTGTCGAATCGCTCGGCGACGACATCCTCATCACTGCACGACCCGCCACCCCGGCAAAGGAGTAA
- a CDS encoding riboflavin synthase, with amino-acid sequence MFTGIIEELGEVVAWDQAGDAARLTVRAPLAASDAGHGDSISVSGVCLTVIDQGPDWFTADVMAMTIDMSTLSALTPGRRVNIERAMQVGDRLGGHIVQGHIDGTATVVSITPGSAWRVIRFSLSPEEAPLVARKGSIAVDGVSLTVSAVGPDWFEVSLIPETLEATTLGALGVGDRVNIETDILARHVLRMNEFSVSRASTTSDGENGATS; translated from the coding sequence ATGTTCACCGGAATCATCGAAGAGCTGGGCGAGGTCGTCGCCTGGGACCAGGCCGGGGATGCCGCGCGCCTGACGGTTCGCGCGCCCCTCGCCGCCTCGGATGCGGGCCACGGCGACTCGATCTCGGTGAGCGGTGTGTGCCTCACGGTGATCGACCAGGGACCGGACTGGTTCACCGCCGACGTCATGGCGATGACCATCGACATGAGCACCCTCTCGGCCCTCACCCCGGGCCGCCGCGTCAACATCGAGCGGGCCATGCAGGTGGGCGACCGTCTCGGCGGGCACATCGTGCAGGGTCACATCGACGGCACAGCGACGGTCGTCTCGATCACTCCGGGGAGCGCGTGGCGAGTCATCCGCTTCAGCCTCTCCCCGGAGGAGGCACCCCTCGTCGCCCGCAAGGGGTCGATCGCGGTGGATGGTGTCTCCCTTACGGTGAGCGCGGTGGGGCCGGACTGGTTCGAGGTGTCCCTCATCCCCGAGACACTCGAGGCCACGACCCTTGGTGCGCTCGGCGTGGGCGACCGCGTCAACATCGAGACGGACATCCTGGCGCGCCACGTGCTGCGGATGAACGAGTTCTCGGTTTCGAGAGCCTCAACCACCAGCGACGGAGAGAACGGAGCCACATCATGA
- the ribA gene encoding GTP cyclohydrolase II — MSLADIPAALDALRAGRPVIVVDNESRENEGDVILAAQFATQEWLAWTIRHTSGFVCAPMSNELADRLELPLMVADNQDPLGTAYTISVDAADRLSTGISAADRAHTLRVLADPTATPSRLRRPGHILPLRASDGGVRVRPGHTEAAVDLLKLAGLMPVGAIAEIVAEDGEMMRLPGLIQLGADNDLPVITIAALIEYLQEFHCDTDVPIAVEIPESSRVTFEVETTIPTTHGAFRFRAYRDRTTGADHLAIVAGDPTNGALVRVHSECLTGEVFGSEKCECGPQLSAALDEIQREGGVVVYMRGHEGRGIGLINKLKAYRLQEAGLDTLDANIALGFPADARDYGAAVDILNDLGLTEIRLLTNNPDKVLQLSDHGMTVLGQVPLVVGVGEFNEAYLETKRDRMGHLLPSDAVLDAEVAFTENTGATAPTTKGIA, encoded by the coding sequence ATGAGCCTCGCCGACATCCCCGCAGCCCTCGACGCTCTGCGCGCCGGACGCCCCGTGATCGTGGTCGACAACGAGAGCCGCGAGAACGAGGGCGACGTCATTCTCGCCGCCCAGTTCGCGACACAGGAGTGGCTCGCCTGGACCATCCGGCACACCTCCGGGTTCGTCTGCGCGCCCATGTCCAACGAGCTCGCCGACCGCCTCGAGCTCCCGCTCATGGTCGCCGACAACCAGGACCCCCTCGGCACCGCGTACACGATCTCGGTGGATGCCGCGGACCGCCTGAGCACGGGCATCAGCGCAGCCGACCGTGCCCACACCCTCCGGGTGCTGGCCGACCCCACGGCGACCCCGTCGCGCCTGCGTCGCCCCGGCCACATCCTCCCGCTGCGCGCGAGCGACGGCGGAGTGCGTGTGCGCCCCGGCCACACCGAGGCGGCGGTCGACCTTCTCAAGCTCGCGGGCCTCATGCCCGTGGGTGCCATCGCGGAGATCGTGGCGGAGGACGGCGAGATGATGCGCCTGCCCGGCCTCATCCAGCTGGGTGCGGACAACGACCTCCCCGTCATCACGATCGCGGCCCTCATCGAGTACCTGCAGGAGTTCCACTGCGACACCGATGTGCCGATCGCCGTGGAGATCCCCGAGAGCTCGCGGGTGACGTTCGAGGTGGAGACGACCATCCCGACGACGCACGGCGCGTTCCGGTTCCGCGCGTACCGCGACCGCACGACGGGTGCCGACCACCTCGCGATCGTGGCGGGCGACCCGACGAACGGCGCGCTCGTGCGTGTTCACTCGGAGTGCCTGACCGGCGAGGTCTTCGGCTCGGAGAAGTGCGAGTGCGGCCCGCAGTTGAGCGCCGCGCTCGACGAGATCCAGCGTGAGGGCGGCGTGGTCGTGTACATGCGCGGACACGAGGGTCGCGGCATCGGCCTCATCAACAAGCTCAAGGCCTATCGCCTGCAGGAAGCTGGGCTCGACACACTCGACGCCAACATCGCACTCGGGTTCCCGGCCGACGCCCGCGACTACGGCGCCGCCGTCGACATCCTGAACGACCTCGGGCTGACCGAGATCCGACTGCTCACCAACAACCCCGACAAGGTGCTCCAGCTCTCCGACCACGGCATGACCGTGCTCGGGCAGGTGCCGCTCGTCGTGGGTGTCGGCGAGTTCAACGAGGCCTACCTCGAGACCAAGCGCGATCGCATGGGGCATCTGCTCCCGAGCGACGCGGTGCTGGACGCGGAGGTCGCGTTCACCGAGAACACCGGGGCAACGGCCCCGACCACGAAGGGAATCGCATGA
- the ribH gene encoding 6,7-dimethyl-8-ribityllumazine synthase: protein MSGAGSPTIHSDGTGLKVTIVAGRWHEEITNGLLEGARRSLAEAGAEVTEVRVPGSFELPVASKAALEAGADAVVALGVIIRGGTPHFEYVSDAATSGLTQVSLLTGKPVGFGVLTLEDEQQGLDRAGLPGSKEDKGAEAAEAAIATALVLRDLRAS from the coding sequence ATGAGCGGCGCAGGTTCGCCCACTATCCACTCCGACGGAACGGGCCTCAAGGTCACGATCGTCGCGGGCCGCTGGCACGAGGAGATCACGAACGGACTGCTGGAGGGCGCGCGGCGCTCGCTCGCGGAGGCCGGTGCAGAAGTGACCGAGGTGCGTGTTCCCGGCTCCTTCGAGCTGCCGGTGGCGAGCAAGGCGGCACTCGAGGCCGGGGCAGACGCTGTCGTGGCGCTGGGCGTCATCATCCGTGGCGGCACTCCGCACTTCGAGTACGTGTCGGATGCCGCGACCTCGGGCCTCACCCAGGTGTCGCTGCTGACCGGCAAGCCCGTCGGCTTCGGCGTACTGACGCTGGAGGACGAGCAGCAGGGACTCGATCGCGCCGGGCTTCCCGGCTCGAAGGAGGACAAGGGCGCGGAGGCTGCCGAGGCCGCCATCGCCACCGCACTCGTGCTGCGGGATCTCCGCGCATCCTGA
- a CDS encoding MFS transporter codes for MTATTPPGPPSNLPSGAPVGPPTDLPPPPGASTPAPAPEPGKRGRRAAPARTFTPFAEPTRRVGGGWIALFATAWLGIWMAQLTPIQLLLPLQVDFLLKPTDWTESVVAFGIISGIAGACALIAYPLTGALSDRTTSRYGRRRPWILAGTVVFAVALVLLGLQTSIVGVGIFWSIALIGFCMLTAALTATISDQVPVGQRGIVSGWVSAPQAIGTVLGILLVTIVLTSIPGYPLMALLLIVLVLPFLLVVPDEVLPKVLRPPFTLSALVRGFWVNPAKHPDFGWTLVSRILVNIGNALGTTLLLYFIMFGLGREETAQDDLLSLTVVYLLFFILSAVGFGKLSDVIGKRKPFVYIAAYLQGLAALLIAFVPDLTITFIAGALLGIGYGCFMAVDQALATQVLPNSHTRGKDLGIMNIATTVPQAVSPLLGAFIVAYLGGFTGLFVVSAVAAAVGGLAILPVKGVK; via the coding sequence GTGACCGCAACCACTCCTCCGGGTCCACCGTCCAACCTTCCCTCCGGCGCGCCGGTCGGGCCCCCGACGGATCTGCCACCGCCACCCGGAGCGAGCACACCGGCGCCGGCACCCGAGCCGGGCAAGCGCGGACGACGGGCCGCCCCCGCGCGCACGTTCACGCCGTTCGCGGAACCGACCCGTCGCGTCGGCGGCGGCTGGATCGCGCTGTTCGCGACAGCGTGGCTCGGCATCTGGATGGCACAGCTCACGCCCATCCAGCTGCTACTCCCCCTGCAGGTCGACTTCCTGCTGAAGCCCACCGACTGGACCGAGAGTGTGGTCGCGTTCGGCATCATCTCGGGGATCGCGGGGGCCTGCGCGCTCATCGCGTACCCGCTCACGGGTGCACTCTCCGACCGCACCACGTCGCGTTACGGACGCCGCCGACCGTGGATCCTCGCGGGCACGGTCGTGTTCGCCGTTGCCCTCGTGCTGCTCGGGCTCCAGACATCCATCGTCGGTGTCGGCATCTTCTGGTCGATCGCACTGATCGGGTTCTGCATGCTCACCGCTGCCCTCACCGCGACGATCTCCGACCAGGTTCCCGTCGGCCAGCGCGGCATCGTCTCGGGCTGGGTCTCCGCCCCGCAGGCGATCGGTACGGTGCTCGGCATCCTGCTCGTCACGATCGTGCTCACGAGCATCCCGGGCTACCCGCTCATGGCGCTGCTGCTCATCGTGCTCGTGCTGCCGTTCCTGCTGGTCGTGCCCGACGAGGTGCTGCCAAAGGTGCTGCGCCCACCGTTCACGCTGTCGGCGCTCGTGCGCGGGTTCTGGGTGAATCCCGCGAAGCACCCCGACTTCGGGTGGACCCTGGTCAGTCGCATCCTCGTCAACATCGGCAACGCCCTCGGTACAACCCTGTTGCTGTACTTCATCATGTTCGGCCTCGGGCGTGAGGAGACTGCGCAGGATGACCTGCTGAGCCTCACCGTCGTCTACCTGCTGTTCTTCATCCTCTCGGCGGTCGGTTTCGGCAAGCTCAGCGACGTCATCGGCAAGCGCAAGCCGTTCGTCTACATCGCGGCGTACCTGCAGGGGCTCGCCGCCCTCCTCATCGCCTTCGTGCCCGATCTGACGATCACCTTCATCGCCGGCGCCCTCCTCGGCATCGGGTACGGATGCTTCATGGCCGTCGACCAGGCCCTCGCCACCCAGGTGCTGCCCAACTCGCACACGCGCGGCAAGGACCTCGGCATCATGAACATCGCCACGACCGTGCCGCAAGCGGTCTCGCCCCTGCTCGGGGCGTTCATCGTCGCCTACCTCGGCGGCTTCACGGGGCTCTTCGTCGTTTCCGCGGTCGCGGCCGCGGTGGGTGGGCTCGCGATCCTCCCGGTGAAGGGCGTGAAGTAG
- a CDS encoding ABC transporter ATP-binding protein yields the protein MSSPRSGRPSRSPFGAPKKDDGPRASFRQLFPYLAEHRGVLAVVIGLSILAAGASLAQPLLVSQVITVVQAGDPLGMLVWALIALVVASAVLSGFQHYLLQRTGTSVVYSARRQLVRRMLRLPISEFDTRRTGDLVSRVGSDTTLLYAVITQGLVDAVGGSLVFVGALIAMLVIDPVLLGLTVAVIAVAVITVVSLSSRIRVASRKQQEKVGDLAASVERSLSAVRTVRAANATDREVTAIEKDAEGAWRQGLAVARISALVVPVSGIALQVALLVVLGVGGFRVASGAITVASLVAFILFLFMMIMPLGQAFGAINSVNQALGALGRIQEIVSLPSETDGDARITPVAAIESDAAISFENVEFSYPEGAVPDAASDDPSLAAAAEKDAADRVVLRGVSFTAPRGQRTALVGPSGAGKSTILALIERFYDPTGGVVRFGGVDIRGLDRTELRAQLGYVEQDAPVLAGTLRENLLLGAPDATEEQCVEVLRSVNLTEVLERNPLGLDAPVGESGIMLSGGERQRLAIARALLAAPPILLLDESTSSLDGLNEQMLREAIDAVAQDRTLIVIAHRLSTVVDSDQIVVLDHGRVVGVGTHSELIASTPLYKDLAKHQLLV from the coding sequence ATGAGTTCCCCCCGTAGTGGTCGTCCGTCGCGCTCGCCCTTTGGTGCGCCGAAGAAGGACGACGGCCCCCGCGCCAGTTTCCGTCAGCTGTTCCCCTACCTCGCCGAGCACCGTGGTGTTCTCGCGGTGGTCATCGGCCTGAGCATCCTCGCCGCCGGCGCCTCGCTCGCCCAGCCGCTTCTCGTCTCCCAGGTCATCACGGTCGTGCAGGCGGGTGACCCGCTCGGGATGCTCGTCTGGGCCCTCATCGCGCTCGTCGTCGCCTCGGCCGTGCTCAGCGGCTTCCAGCACTATCTCCTCCAGCGCACGGGCACCTCGGTCGTGTACTCGGCCCGCCGACAGCTCGTGCGACGGATGCTACGGCTCCCGATCAGCGAGTTCGACACCCGCCGCACGGGTGACCTCGTCTCCCGCGTCGGTTCCGACACGACCCTGCTCTACGCGGTCATCACGCAGGGCCTCGTCGACGCAGTCGGCGGGTCGCTCGTCTTCGTGGGTGCGCTCATCGCGATGCTCGTCATCGACCCCGTGCTGCTCGGGCTCACGGTGGCAGTGATCGCGGTCGCGGTGATCACCGTGGTCTCGCTGTCCTCGCGCATCCGCGTGGCCAGCCGCAAGCAGCAGGAGAAGGTGGGCGACCTCGCCGCCTCCGTCGAGCGCTCGCTCTCGGCCGTGCGCACGGTGCGGGCCGCGAACGCGACCGACCGCGAGGTGACGGCCATCGAGAAGGACGCGGAGGGCGCCTGGCGCCAGGGTCTCGCGGTGGCACGCATCTCGGCGCTCGTGGTTCCCGTCTCGGGTATCGCGCTTCAAGTCGCGCTGCTCGTTGTGCTCGGTGTCGGCGGCTTCCGCGTTGCGAGCGGAGCTATCACCGTCGCGAGCCTCGTGGCGTTCATCCTCTTCCTGTTCATGATGATCATGCCGCTCGGCCAGGCCTTCGGCGCGATCAACTCCGTCAACCAGGCCCTGGGCGCTCTCGGGCGCATCCAGGAGATCGTGTCGCTCCCGTCGGAGACCGACGGAGACGCCCGCATCACCCCGGTGGCGGCGATCGAATCGGATGCCGCGATCTCCTTCGAGAACGTCGAGTTCTCGTATCCAGAGGGTGCTGTGCCAGACGCCGCGTCCGACGATCCCTCGCTTGCGGCCGCAGCGGAGAAGGATGCCGCGGACCGCGTTGTACTCCGAGGCGTCTCGTTCACGGCACCCCGCGGGCAGCGCACGGCCCTCGTCGGCCCGTCCGGCGCTGGCAAGAGCACCATCCTCGCGCTCATCGAGCGCTTCTACGACCCGACGGGCGGGGTCGTGCGCTTCGGCGGCGTCGACATCCGCGGCCTGGACCGCACCGAGCTGCGCGCGCAGCTCGGCTACGTCGAGCAGGACGCCCCTGTGCTCGCCGGCACCCTGCGCGAGAACCTGCTGCTCGGTGCGCCGGATGCCACGGAGGAGCAGTGCGTCGAGGTGCTCCGCTCGGTTAACCTCACCGAGGTACTCGAGCGCAATCCGCTCGGCCTGGACGCGCCCGTCGGCGAGTCCGGCATCATGCTCTCCGGCGGCGAGCGCCAGCGTCTCGCGATCGCACGTGCGCTGCTGGCGGCACCTCCTATCCTGTTGCTCGATGAGTCCACGTCATCCCTCGACGGTCTCAACGAGCAGATGCTGCGTGAGGCGATCGACGCGGTGGCACAGGACCGCACGCTCATCGTCATCGCGCACCGCCTCTCGACGGTCGTCGACTCCGACCAGATCGTCGTTCTCGACCACGGCCGGGTCGTGGGCGTCGGCACCCACTCCGAGCTCATCGCGTCCACCCCCCTCTACAAGGACCTCGCCAAGCACCAGCTCCTCGTCTGA
- a CDS encoding RNA methyltransferase, with product MIIRIDSLDDPRLGDYSHQTDVALKKAQGTEHGLYLAESALVLERALRAGHRPRSVLALGASVDQAIQLVGEDVPVFSGPPELLEELTGYLLHRGLIASMHRPALPSVSSLLEDARRIVILENVADPTNVGAIFRSVAGIGADAVLVTPRCSDPFYRRAIRVSMGTVLQVPWTRTGDWGSAREELVASGFHVAALALEPGAVALREFAASAPERVALMLGEEGYGLTREALDAADTIVQIPMAHGIDSLNVAATAAVAMYTLAR from the coding sequence GTGATCATCCGCATCGACTCCCTCGACGATCCGCGCCTCGGCGACTACTCGCACCAGACGGATGTGGCGCTGAAGAAGGCGCAGGGCACCGAGCACGGGCTCTACCTGGCGGAGTCGGCGCTCGTGCTCGAGCGGGCGCTGCGGGCGGGGCACCGACCACGGTCAGTGCTGGCGCTCGGTGCCTCGGTCGACCAGGCCATTCAGCTCGTCGGTGAGGATGTTCCCGTGTTCTCGGGGCCGCCCGAGCTTCTCGAGGAGCTCACCGGCTACCTGCTCCACCGGGGCCTCATCGCCTCGATGCACCGCCCGGCCCTGCCGTCCGTCTCGTCGCTGCTCGAGGATGCCCGTCGCATCGTCATACTCGAAAACGTCGCCGACCCCACCAACGTCGGGGCGATCTTCCGCTCCGTCGCCGGCATCGGGGCGGATGCCGTGCTCGTGACGCCGCGGTGCTCAGACCCGTTCTACCGCCGTGCCATCCGCGTGTCCATGGGCACGGTGCTGCAGGTGCCGTGGACCAGGACGGGCGACTGGGGGTCTGCGCGGGAGGAGCTCGTGGCATCCGGGTTCCACGTCGCGGCGCTGGCACTCGAGCCGGGGGCCGTCGCGCTGCGTGAGTTCGCGGCATCCGCCCCGGAGCGGGTTGCGCTCATGCTGGGGGAGGAGGGCTACGGGCTCACCCGCGAGGCGCTGGACGCGGCCGACACGATCGTGCAGATCCCGATGGCCCACGGTATCGACTCGCTCAATGTGGCCGCGACCGCGGCGGTCGCGATGTACACCCTCGCGCGGTAG
- a CDS encoding ABC transporter permease, whose protein sequence is MTTIAPSYQTHVISDAITMLRRNLLRAVRYPGLSMFTILGPVVILLLIVFVFGGTLGAGLPGVDPGAGREAYLAYVMPGILLITIAGTASGAAITVAMDMTEGITARFRTMSISRAAVLAGHVLGNTIQAMIAVALVLGVGVLVGFRPTAGPLEWLALLGIIALISFAVSWIGIGMGMQAKTVETASNLPLILTLLPMLGSGFVPTESMPVWLQWFAQYQPFTPFIEAVRALLLGTDPGWNIPLALGWSVVLIVVGYVWSMAIYERKSVR, encoded by the coding sequence ATGACCACCATCGCCCCCTCGTACCAGACGCACGTGATCTCCGACGCGATCACGATGCTGCGCCGCAACCTCCTGCGTGCTGTGCGCTACCCCGGCCTGTCGATGTTCACCATTCTGGGTCCCGTCGTGATCCTGCTGCTCATCGTCTTCGTGTTCGGTGGCACGCTCGGCGCTGGCCTGCCCGGGGTGGACCCGGGCGCCGGGCGGGAGGCCTATCTCGCGTACGTCATGCCGGGCATCCTTCTCATCACGATCGCGGGCACGGCGAGCGGCGCCGCGATCACCGTCGCGATGGACATGACCGAGGGCATCACGGCGCGTTTCCGCACGATGTCGATCTCACGGGCGGCCGTGCTCGCGGGACACGTGCTCGGCAACACCATCCAGGCGATGATCGCGGTGGCGCTCGTGCTCGGCGTCGGGGTCCTCGTGGGCTTCCGACCCACGGCAGGGCCGCTCGAGTGGCTCGCCCTGCTCGGGATCATCGCCCTCATCTCGTTCGCGGTCAGCTGGATCGGCATCGGGATGGGGATGCAGGCGAAGACCGTCGAGACGGCGAGCAACCTGCCTCTCATCCTCACGCTCCTGCCCATGCTCGGCAGCGGGTTCGTGCCCACCGAGTCGATGCCCGTGTGGCTTCAGTGGTTCGCCCAGTACCAGCCGTTCACCCCGTTCATCGAGGCGGTGCGTGCGCTGCTTCTCGGAACCGATCCGGGCTGGAACATTCCGTTGGCCCTGGGCTGGAGCGTGGTGCTCATCGTCGTGGGCTACGTCTGGTCGATGGCGATCTACGAGCGCAAGTCGGTGCGGTAG
- a CDS encoding ATP-binding cassette domain-containing protein, with the protein MTPAIDVRGLRKSYGPKRVLDGVDLTVEAGTVTALLGPNGAGKTTTVHILSTLLRPDGGTALVGGHDVVRDAEGVRASIGLTGQFSAVDNLITGEENLLLMARLRHLGAKRSKQRVAELLEQFDLVEAARKPLATYSGGMKRRLDLAMTLVSRPDVIFLDEPTTGLDPRSRHTMWDIVRGLVAEGTTVLLTTQYLDEADELAGRIAVLDDGRIVAEGTPDELKRRVPGGHLTLRFDDLSNLDAAAALLTESERDAAELTLTVPGDGGVDTLRGVLDRLAAADVPVADLSIHTPDLDDVFFALTGRIEQKETAS; encoded by the coding sequence ATGACCCCAGCAATCGACGTCCGCGGGCTTCGCAAGTCGTACGGCCCCAAGCGCGTCCTCGACGGTGTCGACCTCACCGTCGAGGCCGGCACGGTCACCGCCCTGCTCGGCCCCAACGGCGCGGGCAAGACCACGACCGTCCACATCCTCTCGACCCTCCTGCGACCGGACGGGGGCACGGCCCTCGTGGGCGGCCACGACGTCGTTCGTGATGCGGAGGGGGTACGGGCATCCATCGGCCTGACCGGGCAGTTCTCGGCGGTCGACAACCTCATCACGGGCGAGGAGAACCTGCTGCTCATGGCCAGGCTGCGCCACCTCGGCGCGAAGCGATCGAAGCAGCGGGTCGCCGAGCTGCTCGAGCAGTTCGACCTCGTGGAGGCCGCGCGCAAACCGCTCGCGACCTACTCGGGCGGGATGAAACGGCGCCTCGACCTCGCGATGACGCTCGTCTCGCGCCCCGACGTGATCTTCCTCGACGAGCCGACCACGGGGCTCGACCCGCGCAGCCGGCACACGATGTGGGACATCGTGCGGGGCCTCGTCGCGGAGGGCACAACCGTGCTCCTCACGACCCAGTACCTCGACGAGGCCGACGAGCTGGCCGGCCGCATCGCCGTGCTCGACGACGGCCGCATCGTCGCGGAGGGCACCCCGGACGAGCTCAAGCGACGGGTTCCCGGTGGACACCTGACCTTGCGCTTCGACGACCTCTCGAACCTCGACGCCGCAGCGGCGCTCCTCACCGAGTCTGAGCGGGATGCCGCAGAACTCACTCTCACCGTGCCGGGCGACGGAGGCGTCGACACCCTGCGTGGTGTGCTCGACCGCCTCGCCGCCGCGGACGTCCCGGTAGCCGACCTCAGCATTCACACGCCCGACCTCGACGACGTGTTCTTCGCCCTCACCGGCCGGATCGAACAGAAGGAGACAGCATCATGA
- a CDS encoding DUF4097 family beta strand repeat-containing protein → MPTFSTPTPIDLAINLQVGIIEIVASDRGDTVVTVSPTNPSKAVDRRGAEETRVDFDGQRLTIVGPKPRLSIIGPTESVDLRVEIPTDSRLTVEIPVGAVNATGRLGATRIKASTGGVELETTGDLWLRASHGNVTVDSVDGSAEITADHGQIRLGVVTGDALLKASHGSVTIRESGGDVEAKLSYGDIEIDRALASVAATTAYGSVRLREASSGSIQLDSGYGAITVGVREGVPAWLDLSSREGRVRNQLEGDAAPSGSESTVAVRARTQFGDISIQRAR, encoded by the coding sequence ATGCCCACATTCAGTACGCCCACACCGATCGACCTCGCGATCAACCTCCAGGTCGGCATCATCGAGATCGTCGCGAGCGACCGTGGCGACACCGTCGTGACGGTTTCGCCGACGAACCCGTCCAAGGCGGTCGACCGCCGCGGGGCGGAGGAGACGCGCGTCGACTTCGACGGGCAGCGCCTCACGATCGTCGGCCCCAAGCCGCGTCTCAGCATCATCGGCCCCACGGAGTCGGTCGACCTGCGGGTCGAGATTCCGACGGACTCGCGCCTCACGGTGGAGATCCCCGTGGGTGCCGTGAACGCGACGGGTCGACTCGGCGCGACGCGCATCAAGGCCTCCACGGGAGGTGTCGAGCTGGAGACCACTGGAGACCTGTGGCTGCGGGCATCCCACGGCAACGTGACCGTCGACAGCGTCGACGGCTCAGCGGAGATCACGGCCGACCACGGCCAGATCCGCCTCGGCGTCGTCACCGGCGATGCCCTGCTCAAGGCCTCGCACGGCAGCGTGACGATCCGGGAGTCCGGCGGCGACGTGGAGGCGAAGCTCTCGTACGGCGACATCGAGATCGATCGCGCGCTCGCGTCGGTGGCGGCCACGACGGCCTACGGGAGTGTACGCCTGCGTGAGGCGTCGAGCGGCAGCATCCAACTCGACAGCGGGTACGGGGCCATCACGGTCGGCGTGCGCGAGGGGGTTCCCGCGTGGCTTGACCTCTCCTCCCGCGAGGGCCGCGTGCGCAACCAGCTCGAGGGGGATGCCGCCCCCTCCGGGTCCGAGTCGACAGTGGCCGTGCGTGCGCGCACCCAGTTCGGCGACATCTCCATCCAACGCGCCCGCTGA
- a CDS encoding histidine kinase — protein MELSPYVADLQRQLVESAENGSDETRAVAERLVAGLDATARLVLLEVLSAAAGEITRDLAPGSVDVRLRGRDVEFVVAAAPADAEADEVSAASVDLDDTSTSRTTLRLPDALKARVDDAAAADGLSVNTWLVRAVAAALQPKQRRSAQRSLRTGSDFAGWAR, from the coding sequence ATGGAACTTTCGCCTTACGTCGCCGACCTCCAGCGGCAGCTCGTCGAGTCGGCCGAGAACGGGTCTGACGAGACGCGGGCCGTCGCCGAACGGCTCGTCGCCGGTCTGGATGCCACGGCTCGCCTCGTCCTCCTCGAGGTGCTCTCCGCTGCCGCCGGTGAGATCACGCGCGACCTCGCACCCGGTTCGGTCGACGTTCGTCTGCGCGGACGAGACGTCGAGTTCGTCGTGGCCGCTGCGCCAGCCGACGCCGAAGCTGACGAGGTGAGCGCGGCATCCGTCGACCTCGACGACACGAGCACCTCGCGCACCACCCTGCGACTGCCGGACGCTCTGAAGGCCCGCGTCGACGACGCGGCCGCGGCCGACGGACTCTCGGTGAACACCTGGCTGGTGAGGGCGGTTGCGGCCGCCCTGCAGCCGAAACAACGCCGGTCGGCGCAGCGCTCGCTGCGCACCGGCAGCGACTTCGCGGGGTGGGCCCGCTAG